Below is a genomic region from Treponema sp. OMZ 798.
TAACTTTTTCATCTATGCAGGCGCCTTCTGAGATTACATAGTCAAGCATTTTTTTGTCGCCGCCTAAACCGACGGCGTGAATTATCGAAAAACTATAATCCGCTTTAATTAAAACATCTGCTCCTTTTTCGATTAAAAACCAAAACAAGTCTTTATAGCCGAATTCGCTGCTTCCATAACAGCCGTAAATCCGTCCTTGTCTTGAGTATTAATATCAAAGCCGTTTTGTAAATAAGCTTTTATAAGTTCAGCATTGTTCTTTTTTGCAGCTTTTATAAATTCGTCAATGTGCATATTACTCAAAAGCCTTGATCCTTGTGCCGGGGAGGATTGCCCTATATGCGTAATCGTACATTGCTTCGACAAAGATTGCCGGTATATAGTATTCTCCTCCATATGTTACGGTTCCCGTAAACTCAAAGTCCTTTGTGCCGTAGCCCTCCAAGGCAAAGTGTGTGTAAATATGGGTGTCTTTTAAATCTTGGAAGTCGTATAATTGTCTTGCGTTACGTTTGTCTTCCGAATCCGTATCGTCATCGCCTCCCAGCCTTGTGTTTGTAATCTCCCAGCCTGTCGGGATGGGGATTGAAAGGGTAAGGTTTTCAAGAGCTCCTTGAGTCTTATTGTGAACTCTTACGCTCATCTTAAATCTCTGTCCTTTTTTAAGAGCTTCAGGAGAAACTTCCTGCCCGTCTTCATTTCTATAGACAAGGTTAAGTCTTAGGTTTTCTTCAATGCGTGTTTCAGTTCCCGGATTGAGTTTGCCTGCCGTGTTGATTGCGGCAAAGATTGGCGTATTTCCGGTATTTTTAATTTCTATCTTTTTTTCCGCTTCGGTATTTACAGGAATCTTATGAAGCTTTGAGGCATTGTTCAATTTATCTTTGATGACGTTTGCTTCGGTTACAATTTCGTAGCTTACACTCTTATTCTTATCAAAGGCA
It encodes:
- a CDS encoding ankyrin repeat domain-containing protein is translated as MHIDEFIKAAKKNNAELIKAYLQNGFDINTQDKDGFTAVMEAANSAIKTCFGF